In Pseudomonadaceae bacterium SI-3, the sequence CGTCATCGAAAGACACCCGTCCCTCCACACGGGCCAGCATCAGCAGCTGCTCCAGTGTTCGGTGCAAGCGATCGGTGCCGAGCTCGGCCTGGGCCAACGCCCGCCTGGCGGTATCGCCCTCGGTCATGGCTGCGACCTGCAGATGGGTCTTGATGGCCGTCAGCGGGCTGCGCAACTCGTGGGCGGCGTCATCGGTGAGCCGGCGTTCACGTTCGAGCGCCTGCGCGATCCGTGCAAACAGCTGATTCTGTGTTTCTACCAAAGGCGCCAATTCCGGCGGCAGCCGTTCGATGATCAGGGGATCGACCGAGTCGGCACTGCGCTGCGCCAGAGCGGTGCGGATTCGCCTGAGTGGCGACAGGCCTTTGCCAAGGCCAATCCAGAGCACGACCAGACTGCCGAGCAGGGCGACGAGTACCGGCAGTGCTGCAGCCAGCAGCACCGAGCGCTTGAGCGTCGCGCGTTCATCGAGTCGATCAGCCGTGGTGATGCGCATCCCGTCGCGGATCATGGTGAAGGTTCGCCAGGCGGTGTCGCCGATCAGCTGGTTGTGAAAGCCGGTGTGCTGGGCGTCGAGCACGCTGTCTGGCGCCGAATGGCTGCGCGCGAGCACCTCACCGCGCAGCGAGCTGACCTGGCAGGCCAGCCCGTTTTCGATACCGAGCTGCTCTGCGCTCAAGCGAGTTATACCGCCTTCCCCCAGCTGCGGCTGCGGCAGTTGCACCAGCAGCCCGGTGACCATCCGAGCCGATGCGGCCAGTCGCTGATCGAGCGACAGCATCAGCTGGTTGCGTACATCGAACAGCATCCAGGTCGCTGCCGCCGACCAGAGCAGCACAAAAGCGGCGCCGAGGGCGAGGGTCAGACGCAGGCGCAGACTCATGTGTCGGTGGCTCTGGCCGGCTCGGTCACGGGCCCGGCGGGTCCCAGCCGATAGCCGAGTCCCCTGACGGTTTCGACAATGCCGTTGCCCAGCTTGCGACGCAGATGATGGATGTGGACGTTGAGCGCATTGCTCTCGACCTCGTCATCCAGCCCGTATACCGCGTCTTTGAGCTGCTCGGCAGAAAGCACCCGGCCGGGGTTCTGCAAGAGCGCTTGCAGCAGCGCCTGTTCACGCCGGGACAGGTCAACTGGTTCGCCCGCCATGGAGGCGGAGCAGGCGGCCGGGTCATAGCTCAGCGGACCGTGTTCGATCAGGTGCGTCGTTCGTCCGGCGACGCGGCGCAGCAGAGCATGCAGCCGCGCCGCCAGTTCGCGCAGATCAAAGGGTTTGACCAGGTAGTCGTCGGCGCCTGCCTGGAGCCCCGAGACACGTTCGGCCACCGCATCCCGGGCTGTCAGAACGAGCACGGGCAATTCGAGCCCGCGACGCCGCAGTCGCTGGAGAAAGTGCAGGCCATCTTCATCTGGCAGCCCCAGGTCGAGAATCATCAGATCGAAGTGGGCAGTGCGCAGCAGCGCGTCCGCCTGAGCGGCAGTCGCGGCATGGGCCACGCCGAAGCCCTGGGCTTGGAGCCCGGCAACGATGCCACTCGCGATGAGTGCATTGTCTTCTGTCAGCAGTACCTGCATGGGAAACTCGTCTTGAATGCACCGGCCAGTATCACGCTTCTCGATTAACGGAGCGTTATCAGAGGGTACGCTGAGTTGCTCGCGCAGCCTCGCATGTCGGTCTTTCTCTGTCGGTCAGTGGTCAGCTCCAAGCCAATTCGTTAACGGCCACTTAATCCCCAGTCGCCATGCTCGCATTGAATTTGCTGATGGGGTGTGTAGTTCATGCGAGCGGTCTTTTTCTCTCTGGCCTGCTGCCTCTGGCTTGTGCAGCTGGCGAGTG encodes:
- a CDS encoding two-component sensor histidine kinase, which gives rise to MSLRLRLTLALGAAFVLLWSAAATWMLFDVRNQLMLSLDQRLAASARMVTGLLVQLPQPQLGEGGITRLSAEQLGIENGLACQVSSLRGEVLARSHSAPDSVLDAQHTGFHNQLIGDTAWRTFTMIRDGMRITTADRLDERATLKRSVLLAAALPVLVALLGSLVVLWIGLGKGLSPLRRIRTALAQRSADSVDPLIIERLPPELAPLVETQNQLFARIAQALERERRLTDDAAHELRSPLTAIKTHLQVAAMTEGDTARRALAQAELGTDRLHRTLEQLLMLARVEGRVSFDDGQRCTAIEVAQLAIADASQQPGPGIELNAAADVSLRALAMPPALAIAALRNLLDNARRHTRPGSHVQLSLQQHAEDKVCFTVVDHGPVIAAQQVERFTERFWRSSEGDGSGLGLSIVKAIAERCGCELRFIAHGDGLQVELIAGLQEDVIEKTSRLSDSPYQPTDR
- a CDS encoding DNA-binding response regulator, producing the protein MQVLLTEDNALIASGIVAGLQAQGFGVAHAATAAQADALLRTAHFDLMILDLGLPDEDGLHFLQRLRRRGLELPVLVLTARDAVAERVSGLQAGADDYLVKPFDLRELAARLHALLRRVAGRTTHLIEHGPLSYDPAACSASMAGEPVDLSRREQALLQALLQNPGRVLSAEQLKDAVYGLDDEVESNALNVHIHHLRRKLGNGIVETVRGLGYRLGPAGPVTEPARATDT